The following is a genomic window from Geobacillus subterraneus.
GCGGCCGTTTCGAGCCGATCGTAAAGCTCCACAGCCCGCCCGGGTACGTCGGCACGACCGCCGTGTACACGAGCACGTGCGGGAACAGTTCACGAATGTTGCGGTAGGTGCGTGTTAAAATATCCAAATGGAAAATCGGAGATTGGCTTTGGCACACCATGAGCCCGTCCTCTTTTAATGCGCGATGCACATTGGCGTAAAACTCCGGCGAAAACAGCGCTTCAGCCGGGCCGACCGGATCGGAGGAGTCGATCATCACGACGTCGTATGCGTCTTCTTTTCCTTGTACAAACGCGACGCCGTCGCCGTAAATAAACTGCACCCGCGGGTCGGATAAGTTGCCGGAGACGGCCGGCAAATGTTCTTTGCACGCCCGGACGACCTTTTCGTCGATTTCCACCATGTCGATGGTCTCCAAGCGGGCGTACTTAGCCGCTTCACGGGCCGCTCCACAGTCGCCGCCGCCGATGATGAGCGCTCGTTTGGCGTCCGGGTGGAACTGCAGCGGCACGTGTGTGATCATTTCGTTATAAATATGACCATCGATCGAGGTCGTTTGCACGACGCCGTCAAGAACAAGCATGCGGCCGAAATCATACGAATCCAAAATCATGACATGCTGGTACTCGGACGGCTCGGCAAAGATCACCTCTTTGATGCGGTAGCTGATTTTTAAATTGTCGCGGTCATCTTCGGTGAGCCAGAGCTCCCCGTTGTCCCAATGTAAATAAGGTGGTAAGGCGTTTCCTTGGTGTTTCATTGTTACCTCCTTTAGTCTTGCGGATTTTCTCACACCTTTCTAATCTTAATATATTATGCGAAATGTGGCAAACAAAGGGGATTAGCGGCCGGTGCCGGATGTGTTCATCCCGCCACCCATATTGGACGACTGGTTACGTTTTTCCGGCCGCTCGTCGTTACTGCCGCAGCCGGCGCAAAGGCTGATCGCCAACGCGCCAATGGCGGCTAGTGACACCCATCGTTTTCGCATCTTTTCCTCCTCCTTTCGTGTTTCATCCTCCGCCGAAGCGGCGGGCGACGACTGCTGCCGCCCGCTGTCCGGACAAGACCGCCCCTTCCATCGTCGCAAAGTATGGCTGGCGCGTATAGTCTCCCGCTAGCGTCAAACCGGGTACATCGGTTTGCTGCCTCGGGCGCAAGTGGTCATAGCCGGGAGCGAGCGAATGAAAATCTTCCGGGTGGGAAATGATCCGGCTTTGCCTTATATGTCCGCTAAGCGGCAAGCCGATTGTGCTGGCGTCTGCATAGACTTGGGAAAGAATCGCTTCCCCGCTCGCCTTGATCCATCGCTCTGGGTCGCCGATAATGATCGACAAACGCCCCGGCACATGACGAAATGTCGTCCGCGACTGCTCCGTCGCGTTCAAGCACAAGCACGCGATGGCGGCGGCGGACGAGCTCCCAGGCGCAGGCAAGACCGGCCAGTCCAGAGCCGATAACAATCACTTCGTACCGTCTCATCGTTCTGTCTCCCTTCTCTGCGGCGATGCTTGCTTATAGTGTGCCTGTCAACAGACAAAATAACACTCCCCGCCATTCGGACGGAGAGTGTTTATCGATTGCGCCGCTCCCCAAGCAAAATGCGGAGCGACGTCCGGTTTTCCAGCAAATCGGCAAGCGTATACGCATCGAGCACGCGCAAAAACGCCTCTAGCGCTTCGCGAAGGGCGAAACGAAGGCGGCAGGCAGGCGTCAAGACGCACTCATTGCCGTGGGCGGCAAAGCACTCGACAAGCGACAAATTGTCTTCCGTCTCACGGACGACCGCCCCGATGACGATCTCCTCAGGCCGTTTTGCTAGGCGGATTCCGCCGTTGCGCCCGCGGATCGTTTCGATGTAGCCAAGCTTGCCGAGCTCATGGACAATTTTGCTTAAATGATGCTCAGACAGCGAAAACGCAGTGGAAATTTCCTTAATGTTCGTTTTTTCTCCTTCCTCAAGCGTCCCTAAAAACAAGAGGACGCGCAACGCGTATTCCGTGTAGTTGGTTAACTGCATCTTCGTCCACAACCTTTTATGCAACATGATCGAATTTTATTGTACCATACCCGCTTCGCACGGGGAATTGTGAACAATTTGTTAAAGATGTATTTGAAATATTGCTTTTTGTTGCCGTCCATGTTTGAATAAAAGATGTATTTGAAATACATGTTTTGTGAGGGGATGGAACAATGACTACGATCACAACTTTACATCCGAAAACGATCGAAATCGTCAAATCGACCGTGCCGGTATTAGAGAAGCACGGGGAACAGATTACGAAACGGTTTTATGAACTCATGTTTTCCAATCATCCGGAGCTGCTGAATGTGTTTAACCATGCCAACCAAAAACAAGGGCGGCAGCAACGCGCTTTGGCTTCAGCGGTATATGCAGCGGCGCGCTATATCGATCAACTCGACGCCATTTTGCCGGTCGTGCGGCAAATCGGCCATAAACACCGGAGCTTAGGCATCCAGCCGGAACAATATCCGATCGTCGGAAAACATTTGTTGCTCGCGATCAAAGACGTGCTTGGCGACGCCGCCACGGATGAAGTCATTGCCGCGTGGGCGGAAGCATACGAAGCCATTGCCGCTGTTTTCATCCAAGTCGAGAAGGAACTCTACGAGGAAGCAGCGGCCAAACACGGCGGCTGGCGCGGATTTCGCCGTTTTGTCGTCGCCAAAAAAGTGAAAGAAAGCGACGTCATTACGTCGTTTTATTTCCAACCGGAAGACGGGGGTGCCATCAGCGATTACTTGCCAGGCCAATATGTGAGCGTCAAACTGTCGATTCCAGGCGAAACGTACACGCACATCCGTCAGTACAGCTTATCAGATGCCCCTGGAAAAGGGTATTACCGCATCAGCGTCAAACGGGAAGGAGCGACGGCTGAAAAACCGGCTGGCATTGTGTCAAACTACTTGCATGACCATATCCAAGAAGG
Proteins encoded in this region:
- the speE gene encoding polyamine aminopropyltransferase, encoding MKHQGNALPPYLHWDNGELWLTEDDRDNLKISYRIKEVIFAEPSEYQHVMILDSYDFGRMLVLDGVVQTTSIDGHIYNEMITHVPLQFHPDAKRALIIGGGDCGAAREAAKYARLETIDMVEIDEKVVRACKEHLPAVSGNLSDPRVQFIYGDGVAFVQGKEDAYDVVMIDSSDPVGPAEALFSPEFYANVHRALKEDGLMVCQSQSPIFHLDILTRTYRNIRELFPHVLVYTAVVPTYPGGLWSFTIGSKRPLDFPAQTAIPNDTKYVNDAVFRQCFALPEFLRSALEAK
- a CDS encoding FAD-dependent oxidoreductase, whose protein sequence is MPGRLSIIIGDPERWIKASGEAILSQVYADASTIGLPLSGHIRQSRIISHPEDFHSLAPGYDHLRPRQQTDVPGLTLAGDYTRQPYFATMEGAVLSGQRAAAVVARRFGGG
- a CDS encoding FAD-dependent oxidoreductase; protein product: MRRYEVIVIGSGLAGLACAWELVRRRHRVLVLERDGAVADDISSCAGAFVDHYRRPRAMDQGERGSDSFPSLCRRQHNRLAA
- the nsrR gene encoding nitric oxide-sensing transcriptional repressor NsrR: MQLTNYTEYALRVLLFLGTLEEGEKTNIKEISTAFSLSEHHLSKIVHELGKLGYIETIRGRNGGIRLAKRPEEIVIGAVVRETEDNLSLVECFAAHGNECVLTPACRLRFALREALEAFLRVLDAYTLADLLENRTSLRILLGERRNR
- the hmpA gene encoding NO-inducible flavohemoprotein; this encodes MTTITTLHPKTIEIVKSTVPVLEKHGEQITKRFYELMFSNHPELLNVFNHANQKQGRQQRALASAVYAAARYIDQLDAILPVVRQIGHKHRSLGIQPEQYPIVGKHLLLAIKDVLGDAATDEVIAAWAEAYEAIAAVFIQVEKELYEEAAAKHGGWRGFRRFVVAKKVKESDVITSFYFQPEDGGAISDYLPGQYVSVKLSIPGETYTHIRQYSLSDAPGKGYYRISVKREGATAEKPAGIVSNYLHDHIQEGDVLEVSAPAGDFTLDLTKETPVVFISGGVGITPLLSMASTLAIRQPNRQATFLQAALNGRVQAFDQELQALAENPAFSYHICYEFPSDEDRKHPHFRKEGRIDLEWMQTVIPSKDADFYFCGPVPFMKTVYRALKQWGVPEERIHYEFFGPAGDLTKD